In Emcibacteraceae bacterium, a single window of DNA contains:
- the rsmA gene encoding 16S rRNA (adenine(1518)-N(6)/adenine(1519)-N(6))-dimethyltransferase RsmA — translation MNSDGLPPLRDVIDRYELRAKKSLGQNFLTDLNLTQKIARAAGNLKDSIIYEVGPGPGALTRGLLMQGAQRIIVVEMDHRCIEALNEISAAYDNKVEIIEGDALDVEELALIGDTKGKDIHVVANLPYNVGTALLVKWMTSEKWLPWFKSLTLMFQKEVGERIIAKPKSKAYGRLSVLCQYRANPKILFDIPRQAFIPPPKVTSCIVQITPKEQPANAPDQKILERVVSAAFNQRRKMLRASLKGLGIDPMIILASANIKETARAEELSVEDFCQLALEYQKNK, via the coding sequence ATGAACAGTGACGGACTTCCTCCACTTCGGGACGTTATTGATCGTTATGAGCTGCGAGCCAAAAAATCACTGGGACAGAATTTTCTGACTGATTTAAATCTGACGCAAAAAATTGCCCGCGCTGCCGGAAATCTTAAAGATTCCATTATATATGAAGTTGGTCCTGGTCCCGGTGCACTGACACGCGGTCTATTAATGCAGGGCGCACAAAGAATAATTGTCGTTGAGATGGATCACCGCTGCATTGAGGCTTTAAATGAGATTTCAGCCGCTTATGACAATAAAGTTGAGATCATTGAAGGGGATGCCCTTGATGTTGAAGAATTGGCATTGATCGGCGATACAAAAGGCAAAGATATCCATGTTGTGGCCAATCTGCCCTATAATGTCGGCACTGCACTGCTGGTTAAATGGATGACGTCTGAAAAATGGTTGCCATGGTTTAAATCGCTCACCCTTATGTTTCAAAAAGAAGTTGGGGAAAGGATTATCGCAAAACCAAAAAGCAAAGCTTACGGCCGCCTTTCAGTGCTTTGTCAGTATCGCGCTAATCCGAAAATTTTATTTGATATACCAAGGCAGGCTTTTATTCCCCCGCCAAAAGTTACGTCCTGTATTGTACAAATTACCCCCAAAGAGCAACCGGCCAATGCACCGGATCAAAAAATACTGGAACGTGTTGTTTCAGCAGCCTTTAATCAACGACGCAAAATGCTTAGAGCAAGTCTGAAGGGGCTTGGTATCGATCCCATGATAATTCTTGCATCTGCAAACATTAAAGAAACGGCAAGGGCGGAAGAATTATCGGTTGAAGACTTCTGCCAATTGGCATTAGAATATCAAAAAAACAAATAA
- a CDS encoding Dyp-type peroxidase, whose protein sequence is MKNYQIGILDGETKLGRYMTFSIHSIPNIAASLNSLKENIDTQFTVVGLGMSLITALGKEIPGLRTMPAQTVGGLEIPSTPQSLWIWLRGIDRGEILHRSRNIEAILADAFSITSVIDSFQYDKNRDLSGYEDGTENPEGDDAIEAAIDNTENAAFNGGSFVAVQQWLHDLDIFEQMNKERQDNTFGRHAESNEEFDAPSSAHAKRTAQEDFEPEAFMIRRSMPWADGMDSGLVFVSFANNLDKFEAIMNRMIGKDDGIIDALFDFTRPINGAYYWCPPIKDGKLNFTALGL, encoded by the coding sequence ATGAAAAACTATCAAATTGGCATTCTTGACGGCGAAACCAAACTGGGCCGATATATGACATTCTCAATACACTCAATCCCCAATATTGCTGCTTCTCTGAATAGTCTAAAAGAAAATATTGATACTCAATTTACAGTGGTTGGCTTAGGCATGTCCCTGATAACAGCACTCGGAAAAGAAATTCCCGGTCTTAGGACTATGCCAGCGCAGACAGTTGGCGGTCTTGAAATTCCGTCTACACCGCAATCTTTATGGATTTGGTTAAGAGGAATAGATCGCGGTGAAATTTTGCATAGGTCACGGAATATAGAAGCTATTCTTGCGGATGCCTTCTCCATTACCAGCGTGATTGACAGCTTTCAATATGATAAAAACCGCGATTTAAGTGGCTATGAGGATGGTACGGAAAATCCCGAAGGGGATGACGCCATAGAAGCAGCAATTGATAATACGGAAAATGCAGCTTTTAACGGCGGAAGTTTTGTTGCCGTACAACAATGGCTCCATGATCTCGATATTTTTGAACAAATGAATAAGGAACGACAGGATAACACCTTTGGCCGCCACGCTGAAAGTAATGAGGAATTTGATGCCCCCTCATCCGCCCATGCAAAAAGAACAGCACAGGAAGACTTTGAGCCGGAAGCTTTTATGATCCGCCGATCAATGCCGTGGGCAGATGGAATGGACAGCGGATTGGTCTTTGTTTCATTTGCCAATAATCTGGATAAATTTGAGGCAATTATGAACCGGATGATCGGTAAAGATGATGGCATTATTGACGCACTATTTGATTTTACCCGCCCTATTAATGGCGCCTATTATTGGTGCCCGCCTATCAAGGATGGAAAGCTGAATTTCACTGCCCTCGGCCTTTGA
- the gmk gene encoding guanylate kinase — translation MLNNKNEIKRRGLLLVLSSPSGAGKSTLSKLLLEKDDEISLSVSATTRPPRPGEIDGKDYHFVSQEEFDQLIDEDGFLEHATVFDHSYGTPAAAVEQMIRNGKDVMFDIDWQGTQQLHEKVGSDLVRVFILPPSKAELEKRLKTRAQDTDEVVAKRMAKANAEISHWAEYDYVIINDDLEKAEAELFTILRAERMKRVRQSGLASFVSVLTKE, via the coding sequence ATGTTGAATAATAAAAATGAAATAAAAAGAAGAGGGCTGCTACTGGTCCTGTCAAGCCCTTCCGGTGCCGGAAAATCCACATTGTCAAAATTGCTTCTCGAAAAAGATGATGAGATCAGCCTTTCTGTTTCAGCAACGACCCGTCCGCCGCGCCCAGGTGAAATTGATGGTAAAGATTATCATTTTGTCAGCCAAGAGGAATTTGATCAATTGATCGACGAGGATGGTTTTCTGGAACATGCGACTGTTTTTGACCATTCTTATGGGACTCCGGCGGCAGCCGTTGAGCAAATGATCAGAAACGGTAAGGATGTCATGTTTGATATTGACTGGCAGGGAACACAACAGCTTCATGAAAAGGTAGGTTCCGATCTTGTACGTGTCTTCATTCTGCCGCCAAGCAAGGCGGAGCTGGAGAAGCGCTTAAAAACCCGGGCGCAGGATACGGATGAAGTGGTGGCAAAACGTATGGCGAAAGCCAATGCAGAAATCAGCCACTGGGCGGAATATGATTATGTGATCATTAATGATGATCTGGAAAAAGCGGAAGCCGAATTATTCACGATCCTGAGGGCAGAGCGAATGAAAAGGGTTCGGCAATCTGGCCTTGCTTCCTTTGTCAGTGTCCTGACAAAGGAATAA
- a CDS encoding YicC/YloC family endoribonuclease, which yields MTISSMTGFGRAEGHFENYSWVWEIRSVNGKTIDIRYRIPPGLDDLDQYIKTTLKNALSRGSLNISLQLQKDVSNPEVRVNEEALDKLVTVAKSAAKKHDLAMPSIDRLLSIRDIVEIADLEEDEELLNARDEQLKATFILALDGLKKSRLHEGEATFKMLSATLDEIEILLQKAIDVAATQPKSIKEKLEEKVSALFDNNQGIDPDRLAQEIILLVTKADVKEETDRLNAHIASARKLIKEQGAVGRNLEFLSQEFNRETNTLCSKSSDITLTNIGLALKAAIDQFREQVLNVE from the coding sequence ATGACAATTTCAAGCATGACTGGGTTTGGCCGCGCGGAAGGCCATTTTGAAAATTACAGCTGGGTCTGGGAAATCAGAAGCGTAAATGGCAAGACTATTGATATCCGTTATCGCATTCCGCCGGGGCTTGATGATCTGGACCAGTATATCAAAACTACTCTAAAAAATGCGCTTTCACGGGGCAGTCTTAATATATCATTGCAATTGCAAAAAGATGTTAGCAATCCGGAAGTAAGGGTGAATGAGGAGGCCTTGGATAAACTTGTCACCGTTGCCAAGTCCGCCGCAAAAAAACATGACCTTGCCATGCCGTCCATCGACCGGCTTTTATCGATCCGTGATATTGTTGAAATTGCCGATCTGGAAGAGGATGAAGAACTGCTCAACGCACGGGATGAGCAGCTGAAAGCAACATTTATTTTAGCTCTGGATGGGCTCAAAAAGTCACGCCTGCATGAAGGGGAAGCAACATTTAAAATGCTGTCAGCAACCCTTGATGAAATAGAAATATTGCTCCAAAAAGCGATAGATGTTGCGGCCACTCAACCAAAATCGATTAAAGAAAAGCTTGAAGAAAAGGTGAGCGCATTATTCGATAATAATCAGGGAATTGATCCTGATCGGCTGGCTCAGGAAATTATCCTATTGGTCACAAAGGCCGATGTAAAAGAGGAAACAGACCGACTAAACGCGCATATAGCAAGCGCAAGAAAACTCATAAAAGAGCAGGGAGCTGTTGGGCGAAATCTTGAATTTCTTTCTCAGGAATTTAATAGAGAAACCAATACATTATGCTCAAAATCCTCAGATATTACTTTAACAAATATTGGGTTAGCATTAAAAGCTGCAATTGACCAATTCAGGGAACAGGTTCTCAATGTTGAATAA
- a CDS encoding SDR family NAD(P)-dependent oxidoreductase produces the protein MKNPKSIMITGASSGIGRALAIEYAAPDVTLFISGQSEERLDETARYCQEIGAKVFAEIIDCRNKQKMNEWITDCDRITPLDLVIANAGISTSFSADDDISAHTETVFDINVGGVFNTIHPAIELMKKRRHGQIAIVSSVAGMRGLPSSPAYSTSKVAVKAYGEALRGYYYDYGLEINVICPGFVRSRMTDENNFKMPFFMEADKAAKIISKGLEKNKANITFPWQMRLITFAVRRIIPEFMLERIFRKLPKK, from the coding sequence TTGAAAAACCCTAAATCCATAATGATTACCGGTGCCAGTTCCGGAATCGGACGGGCACTGGCCATCGAATATGCGGCACCGGACGTTACACTGTTTATCAGCGGACAATCCGAGGAACGGCTTGATGAAACGGCTCGGTATTGTCAGGAAATAGGCGCCAAAGTCTTTGCGGAAATCATAGACTGCCGCAACAAACAAAAAATGAATGAGTGGATTACGGACTGTGACCGGATCACCCCCCTTGATCTGGTGATTGCCAATGCCGGCATTTCAACCAGTTTTAGTGCAGATGATGATATCTCTGCCCATACTGAAACGGTGTTTGATATCAATGTCGGCGGGGTTTTTAATACAATTCATCCTGCAATAGAGCTTATGAAAAAACGCCGTCACGGCCAGATTGCCATTGTCTCATCTGTTGCGGGAATGCGTGGTCTGCCCTCATCACCGGCCTATTCAACCAGTAAGGTTGCTGTAAAAGCCTACGGCGAAGCCCTGCGCGGATATTATTATGATTACGGACTGGAAATTAATGTCATCTGTCCGGGCTTTGTCAGAAGCAGAATGACGGATGAGAATAATTTCAAAATGCCTTTTTTCATGGAAGCGGACAAGGCCGCCAAAATTATCAGCAAGGGTCTTGAGAAAAACAAGGCCAATATCACCTTCCCCTGGCAGATGCGCCTGATTACTTTTGCTGTGCGGCGGATTATTCCGGAATTTATGCTTGAGCGGATATTTCGGAAACTTCCCAAAAAATAA
- the mltG gene encoding endolytic transglycosylase MltG: MQGFRKYIILLIVGSVAFAALFSFLTYRAFMAPNDVKTNSVFLVPSGQGLIRTARLLNEAELISNKDIFRVGVMFKGQERNLKAGEFLIPPGVSMNDIMNILVKGEVIQHQLTIVEGWTSWQIEQYLNGLDNLVDPIEAPPIEGSILPESYHYTYGTSRFDLLSRMQEQQLLLLDQLWDNRDPNLPFTSVEEAIILASIVEKETGVAGERSHIAGVFINRLNRNMRLQSDPTIIYGIDPKGFLDRGLRKSEIENKENPYNTYQIDGLPPTPICHPGRAAIEAVLHPMQTDDIYFVADGTGGHVFSKTLEEHQKNVTKWRQIEGSRK, translated from the coding sequence ATGCAGGGGTTTAGAAAATATATTATACTTTTAATCGTTGGCAGCGTTGCATTTGCAGCGCTGTTTTCGTTTCTGACCTATCGTGCCTTTATGGCCCCTAATGACGTTAAAACCAATAGTGTGTTTCTGGTGCCATCAGGCCAGGGTCTGATCCGCACCGCCCGATTGCTTAATGAAGCGGAACTAATATCAAACAAGGATATTTTCAGGGTTGGAGTGATGTTCAAGGGTCAGGAAAGGAATTTGAAAGCTGGGGAATTTTTAATTCCGCCAGGGGTGTCCATGAATGACATTATGAATATTCTGGTTAAGGGGGAGGTCATTCAGCACCAGCTTACCATTGTTGAAGGATGGACCAGCTGGCAGATTGAACAGTATTTAAACGGCCTTGATAATCTTGTTGATCCGATTGAAGCCCCGCCAATTGAGGGGAGTATATTACCGGAAAGCTATCATTATACCTATGGCACCAGCCGGTTTGATCTGCTTTCAAGAATGCAGGAACAACAGCTTCTTCTGCTTGATCAGCTATGGGATAATCGGGATCCAAATCTTCCTTTCACAAGTGTTGAGGAAGCGATCATCCTTGCTTCAATCGTAGAAAAGGAAACAGGCGTAGCAGGGGAAAGAAGCCATATTGCAGGTGTGTTCATAAACCGGCTTAATCGCAATATGCGGCTTCAGTCTGACCCGACGATAATATATGGCATTGATCCAAAAGGATTTCTGGATCGGGGATTGAGAAAAAGTGAAATTGAAAATAAGGAAAATCCTTATAACACTTATCAGATTGATGGTCTGCCACCGACGCCTATCTGCCATCCGGGAAGGGCGGCGATTGAGGCGGTCCTTCATCCAATGCAGACAGACGACATATATTTTGTGGCAGATGGCACCGGCGGCCACGTTTTTTCCAAAACTCTGGAAGAGCATCAGAAAAACGTGACCAAATGGCGCCAGATTGAAGGCAGCCGGAAATAA
- the fabF gene encoding beta-ketoacyl-ACP synthase II produces MRRVVVTGLGLVTPLATGVEETWKRLIAGESGAGPITRFDSEGLTAQVACEVPLGDGTNGTFNADDWMDPKNRKRVDDFILYGMAAADMAFADSGYVAETMEQKWRTGALIGSGIGGLPGIQDESINMFERGVRRVSPHFIPRCLINLVSGNVSIKHGLMGPNHAVVTACATGTHAIGDAARLIAFDDADVMIAGGAEAAICRVGVAGFNQARALSTHFNDTPTKASRPYDKDRDGFVIGEGAGMVILEEYEHAKARGAKIYGEVVGYGLSGDAYHVTAPSPDGSGGYRAMEAAFKRAQMDPSEIGYVNAHGTSTPLGDEIEFSAVKRLFGDAASSIAMSSTKSAIGHLLGAAGAVEAVFSILAMNRGEIPPTLNLDNPSEGIEGINLVPHEAQQKSGIKAVLSNSFGFGGTNASVIIKAV; encoded by the coding sequence ATGAGACGAGTTGTTGTAACCGGATTGGGGCTGGTGACGCCATTGGCGACTGGTGTAGAGGAAACCTGGAAGCGTCTTATTGCCGGAGAAAGCGGCGCGGGGCCAATTACCAGATTCGATTCTGAAGGACTCACAGCACAAGTTGCCTGCGAAGTCCCGCTCGGGGATGGAACAAACGGAACATTTAATGCCGATGACTGGATGGATCCAAAAAACCGTAAACGGGTTGATGATTTTATCCTGTACGGCATGGCAGCGGCTGATATGGCTTTTGCAGACAGCGGGTATGTTGCCGAAACCATGGAACAAAAATGGCGTACCGGTGCATTGATCGGTTCCGGTATTGGCGGACTTCCCGGAATTCAGGATGAGAGCATCAATATGTTTGAGCGCGGTGTGCGACGCGTAAGTCCGCATTTTATTCCGCGTTGTCTTATTAATCTTGTGTCTGGTAACGTCTCAATTAAACATGGCCTTATGGGACCAAACCATGCCGTCGTAACAGCCTGTGCAACGGGAACACATGCCATTGGTGATGCGGCCCGCTTGATTGCGTTTGATGATGCGGATGTCATGATTGCCGGTGGTGCGGAAGCGGCCATCTGCCGGGTTGGCGTTGCCGGATTTAATCAGGCGCGTGCCTTAAGTACCCATTTCAATGATACGCCGACCAAAGCTTCGCGGCCATATGATAAGGACCGCGATGGATTTGTGATCGGTGAGGGTGCCGGAATGGTGATTTTGGAAGAATATGAGCATGCCAAAGCACGCGGTGCCAAAATTTATGGTGAAGTCGTCGGATACGGGCTTAGCGGCGATGCGTACCATGTGACGGCACCGTCGCCGGATGGCAGCGGTGGTTACCGCGCAATGGAAGCTGCGTTTAAACGTGCACAGATGGACCCGTCGGAAATTGGTTATGTCAATGCGCATGGGACGTCAACACCACTGGGTGATGAAATTGAATTTTCGGCTGTTAAGCGCCTGTTTGGCGATGCGGCATCATCCATTGCCATGTCATCGACAAAGTCAGCTATTGGACATTTGCTTGGGGCTGCCGGTGCGGTTGAGGCGGTTTTCAGTATTCTTGCTATGAACCGAGGTGAAATACCACCAACACTTAACCTGGACAATCCATCAGAAGGGATTGAAGGTATAAATCTGGTTCCTCATGAAGCGCAACAAAAATCAGGGATCAAAGCCGTGCTTTCAAACAGCTTCGGTTTTGGTGGAACAAACGCTTCAGTTATTATTAAGGCGGTCTAG
- a CDS encoding acyl carrier protein, which produces MSNVAERVKNIVVEHLGVDEDKVTDSASFIDDLGADSLDTVELVMAFEEEFGCEIPDDAAEKILTVQDAINFIEANG; this is translated from the coding sequence ATGAGCAATGTAGCTGAACGCGTTAAAAACATCGTTGTTGAACACCTTGGTGTTGATGAAGATAAAGTTACAGATTCTGCAAGCTTTATCGACGATCTTGGCGCAGATAGCCTTGATACTGTTGAGCTGGTAATGGCATTTGAAGAAGAGTTCGGATGCGAAATTCCTGATGATGCAGCAGAAAAAATTCTTACTGTTCAAGACGCTATTAACTTCATTGAAGCCAATGGCTAA
- the fabG gene encoding 3-oxoacyl-[acyl-carrier-protein] reductase, whose translation MFDLTGKCALITGASGGLGSAIARALYAAGAKVALSGTREEPLKALAAELGEGAYVVPANLSDPESVAALPAAATAAMGAIDILVNNAGITRDNISMRLKDSDWDDVMQVNLKAAFNLTQGVMRGMMKKRAGRIINITSIVGVTGNPGQVNYAASKAGMIGMSKSFAHELASRNITVNCIAPGFIESPMTDELSDDQKSSLLANVPAGRLGRADEVAAGVLYLASDEADYVTGQTLHINGGMAMI comes from the coding sequence ATGTTTGATTTAACAGGAAAATGCGCGCTTATCACCGGTGCTTCAGGCGGACTTGGCAGCGCCATTGCCAGAGCACTGTATGCGGCCGGTGCAAAAGTTGCCCTTTCCGGAACGCGTGAAGAGCCGTTAAAAGCGCTGGCCGCTGAACTTGGTGAAGGAGCATATGTCGTCCCCGCCAATCTTTCTGACCCGGAAAGTGTCGCGGCGCTGCCAGCGGCAGCAACGGCAGCAATGGGGGCAATTGATATCCTTGTTAATAATGCCGGTATTACCCGCGATAATATTTCAATGCGACTTAAAGATTCAGACTGGGATGATGTGATGCAAGTCAATTTGAAAGCGGCTTTTAACCTTACCCAGGGGGTCATGCGGGGCATGATGAAAAAAAGGGCCGGGCGCATTATCAATATAACATCCATTGTCGGTGTTACGGGTAATCCGGGACAGGTCAACTATGCCGCCTCAAAGGCAGGAATGATCGGTATGTCAAAAAGTTTTGCCCATGAATTGGCCTCAAGAAATATAACAGTAAACTGCATCGCACCCGGTTTTATCGAAAGCCCGATGACAGATGAACTAAGTGATGACCAAAAATCTTCACTGCTTGCAAATGTACCGGCAGGTCGTTTGGGAAGAGCAGATGAGGTTGCTGCGGGGGTTTTATACCTTGCCAGTGACGAAGCAGACTATGTCACCGGACAGACTTTACATATAAATGGTGGCATGGCGATGATTTAG
- the fabD gene encoding ACP S-malonyltransferase: MTRAFVFPGQGSQAVGMGKDLAASSAHARAVFEEVDDALGQNLSALMFEGPIEDLTLTYNAQPALMASSIAVVRVMENEFGLKIDDLASYVAGHSLGEYSAHAAVGTISLSDTAKLLKLRGEAMQRAVPVGIGAMAAVMGAEFADIEKIAAEASQGQVCTAANDNADGQVVISGHKEAVERAMEIAKERGIKRAILLPVSAPFHCPLMQPAADEMAVALNTTPFNVPSVPVITNVSAKPQNDPAILREQLIDQITGRVRWRESVLEMGTLGVSEIVELGTGKVLSGLVRRINKDITASSLQTLEEIEAFAKEIK; this comes from the coding sequence ATGACAAGAGCATTTGTTTTTCCCGGTCAGGGAAGCCAAGCCGTTGGAATGGGGAAGGATTTGGCAGCAAGCTCTGCGCATGCCCGAGCTGTATTTGAAGAAGTGGATGATGCGCTTGGGCAGAATTTATCTGCCCTTATGTTTGAAGGCCCGATTGAAGATCTAACTCTGACTTATAATGCTCAGCCGGCATTAATGGCGTCCAGCATTGCCGTGGTCCGGGTAATGGAAAATGAATTTGGATTAAAAATTGATGATCTGGCATCCTATGTTGCCGGTCATTCACTAGGTGAATATTCGGCACATGCGGCAGTCGGGACAATCAGCCTTTCTGATACTGCAAAACTTTTAAAACTTCGCGGTGAAGCCATGCAGCGCGCCGTTCCGGTTGGGATCGGGGCTATGGCCGCCGTCATGGGGGCTGAATTTGCCGATATTGAGAAAATTGCCGCTGAGGCATCACAGGGGCAGGTGTGTACAGCAGCAAATGACAATGCTGACGGTCAGGTGGTGATTAGTGGTCATAAAGAAGCGGTTGAAAGAGCTATGGAAATTGCAAAGGAACGCGGTATAAAAAGGGCAATCTTACTGCCTGTAAGCGCACCATTCCATTGTCCACTTATGCAACCGGCCGCCGATGAAATGGCCGTGGCCCTAAATACAACACCGTTTAACGTGCCTTCTGTTCCTGTTATAACTAATGTAAGTGCCAAGCCACAGAATGATCCCGCTATTTTGCGGGAACAGCTGATTGATCAGATTACCGGGCGCGTACGCTGGCGGGAAAGTGTTCTTGAAATGGGGACGCTCGGCGTTAGTGAAATAGTTGAACTTGGGACAGGAAAAGTGTTAAGTGGACTGGTACGCCGGATCAATAAGGATATTACTGCATCCAGCCTTCAGACACTTGAAGAAATAGAAGCGTTCGCAAAAGAAATAAAATAA
- the rpsF gene encoding 30S ribosomal protein S6, whose translation MSLYEYTYIARQDIQPQQVDAITDQFAKIVTDNGGKIAKTESWGLRTLAYRIKKYKKGHYVHLNIDAPHAAIAELERNARLHEDVIRYMTIRVDEFENGDSVVLRSKDRDSRSRDDFSSNDDYSEEEE comes from the coding sequence ATGTCTTTATATGAATATACATATATCGCTAGGCAGGATATCCAACCCCAACAGGTTGATGCGATAACAGACCAGTTTGCCAAAATCGTGACAGATAATGGCGGAAAAATTGCCAAGACTGAGTCTTGGGGTCTTCGTACTCTTGCTTACCGAATTAAAAAATACAAAAAAGGCCATTATGTTCATCTGAATATTGATGCCCCACATGCCGCTATTGCTGAACTTGAGCGGAACGCCCGTCTTCATGAAGATGTCATCCGTTATATGACTATCCGCGTTGATGAATTTGAGAACGGCGACAGTGTCGTACTTCGTTCAAAAGACCGTGACAGTCGTTCTCGCGATGATTTCTCATCAAATGACGATTATTCGGAGGAGGAAGAATAA
- the rpsR gene encoding 30S ribosomal protein S18: MSTDRQSSQGGGARRPFFRRRKTCPFSGSHAQKIDYKDVRLLTRYISERGKIVPSRITAVSAKKQRELAKAIKRARNLALISYVNQ; encoded by the coding sequence ATGAGTACTGATCGCCAATCATCACAAGGCGGCGGCGCACGCCGTCCTTTTTTCCGTCGTCGTAAAACCTGCCCGTTTTCAGGTTCACACGCCCAGAAAATTGATTATAAGGATGTACGCCTGCTTACACGTTATATTTCCGAGCGTGGAAAAATTGTGCCAAGCCGCATTACAGCCGTATCAGCCAAAAAGCAGCGCGAATTGGCAAAAGCCATTAAACGCGCCCGTAACCTGGCTCTTATTTCATACGTAAATCAATAA
- the rplI gene encoding 50S ribosomal protein L9, which yields MDIILLERVTNLGKIGDVVKVKNGYARNFLLPQKKALRATKANIAHFEAQRKEIEANNLKAKSEAEAIAAKMDKVSVVLIRQAGESGQLFGSVSARDIAIELEEAGYKVDKSQVILNRALKTLGLYDVALRLHAEVDVNVTVNVARSAAEAEIQAAGGDVSADLNEEEFAVEDYFEKEEDAEAAVNADAEEEEAAPAEDAETADDAEEEKAE from the coding sequence ATGGATATTATCCTACTTGAGCGCGTAACTAATCTTGGTAAAATCGGTGATGTGGTAAAAGTGAAAAACGGCTATGCCCGCAACTTTCTATTACCACAGAAGAAAGCACTTCGTGCAACCAAAGCCAATATTGCTCATTTTGAAGCTCAGCGCAAAGAAATCGAAGCCAATAACCTTAAGGCAAAATCGGAAGCAGAAGCAATTGCTGCTAAAATGGATAAAGTTTCAGTTGTTCTGATCCGTCAGGCCGGTGAAAGCGGACAGCTTTTTGGATCTGTTTCAGCGCGCGACATTGCCATTGAACTTGAAGAAGCCGGTTATAAAGTTGATAAAAGCCAGGTTATTCTTAACCGGGCTCTTAAAACTCTTGGACTTTATGATGTTGCCCTTCGCCTTCATGCAGAAGTCGACGTAAATGTGACTGTGAATGTTGCCCGTTCAGCTGCTGAAGCTGAAATTCAGGCTGCTGGCGGTGACGTTTCTGCAGATCTTAATGAAGAAGAATTTGCAGTAGAAGATTACTTCGAAAAAGAAGAAGATGCTGAAGCCGCCGTCAATGCTGACGCTGAGGAAGAAGAAGCTGCTCCTGCTGAAGACGCTGAAACAGCAGATGACGCAGAGGAAGAAAAAGCCGAGTAA